From the genome of Desulfobaculum xiamenense, one region includes:
- a CDS encoding RrF2 family transcriptional regulator, which produces MKLSTRSRYGTRMLIDIARNGNGQPVSVSDISRRLGVSVKYLEQLIRPLKRGGYLDSVRGPKGGHMLTRAPEEITVGEVVRLLEGGINLTDCVGDSGKCKRAATCNVRAVWIEATNAMNSILDSITLSQISHEEDGTCCQ; this is translated from the coding sequence ATGAAACTTTCCACTCGTAGCCGCTATGGAACCAGAATGTTGATTGATATCGCGCGCAATGGCAACGGCCAGCCCGTATCCGTGAGCGACATCTCCAGACGGCTTGGCGTTTCGGTCAAGTATCTGGAACAGCTCATTCGGCCGCTCAAGCGGGGTGGGTATCTCGATAGCGTGCGCGGACCCAAGGGCGGGCACATGCTCACCCGCGCGCCCGAGGAAATCACCGTGGGCGAGGTGGTCCGGCTGCTTGAAGGCGGTATCAATCTGACCGACTGCGTGGGCGATTCCGGGAAATGCAAGCGCGCCGCCACATGCAATGTGCGCGCGGTGTGGATCGAGGCGACCAACGCCATGAATTCCATCCTCGACTCCATCACGCTCTCGCAGATCAGCCACGAGGAAGACGGCACCTGCTGCCAGTAG
- a CDS encoding FeS-binding protein gives MTARSCPKDGCGWMRWLYLLACWTLAVSGMAQMPIFKRYYIADIPGFGWTADFVFTHAMHYAAAAVFLALAFHFATRFALERGWRLTVTGWLRTASIALLIGTGVVRVLKNMPDVSFSPMTVMLIDWGHLAAAVLLGVFALVALVGGRIAYRADGERNF, from the coding sequence ATGACCGCTAGATCGTGCCCCAAGGACGGATGCGGCTGGATGAGGTGGCTGTACCTCTTGGCGTGCTGGACGCTGGCCGTGAGCGGCATGGCCCAGATGCCGATCTTCAAGCGCTACTACATCGCGGATATTCCGGGCTTCGGCTGGACGGCGGATTTTGTGTTCACCCATGCCATGCACTATGCGGCGGCAGCCGTGTTCCTCGCGCTGGCCTTCCATTTCGCTACGCGTTTCGCGCTGGAGCGCGGTTGGCGGCTCACGGTGACGGGGTGGCTGCGCACGGCGAGCATTGCGCTACTCATCGGCACGGGCGTGGTGCGCGTGCTCAAGAATATGCCGGACGTGTCATTTTCGCCGATGACTGTTATGCTGATCGATTGGGGGCATCTGGCGGCGGCGGTGCTTCTGGGCGTGTTCGCGCTAGTGGCGCTCGTCGGCGGGCGGATAGCGTATCGTGCGGATGGTGAGCGAAATTTCTGA
- a CDS encoding 4Fe-4S dicluster domain-containing protein, which produces MNRRDFLKSIGAGGLALTLPETAQAGQRGEELATLLDISKCIGCGACVEACRESNAHKFPEPTKPFPRMYPERVKAEDWSERRDVDDRLTPYNWLFIQTATVERGGESVELNIPRRCLHCVNPPCANLCPWGAAAKESNGIVRINADICLGGAKCRTVCPWSIPQRQTGVGLYLDLLPSLAGNGVMYKCDRCHDRIAQGELPACIEACPQDVQQIGPRSVMLERAHALAEEMGGFVYGERENGGTNTFYVFPVPFEELNAALDKGPGRPHLAEVEDVMGNDEHLARAVLAAPVVGVAAGVLTFVSAMRKGGRR; this is translated from the coding sequence GTGAACAGACGAGATTTTCTGAAGAGCATTGGCGCGGGCGGCCTTGCCCTGACGCTGCCTGAAACGGCGCAGGCCGGGCAGCGGGGCGAGGAGCTTGCCACCCTCCTCGACATATCCAAGTGCATCGGTTGCGGGGCCTGCGTCGAGGCCTGCCGCGAGTCAAACGCGCACAAGTTCCCGGAGCCGACGAAACCCTTTCCGCGCATGTACCCCGAGCGGGTCAAGGCCGAGGACTGGTCCGAGCGGCGCGACGTGGATGACCGACTGACGCCCTACAACTGGCTGTTCATCCAGACCGCCACAGTGGAGCGTGGCGGCGAGTCCGTCGAACTCAACATCCCTCGGCGCTGCCTGCACTGTGTGAATCCGCCCTGCGCCAATCTGTGCCCGTGGGGAGCCGCCGCCAAGGAGTCCAACGGCATCGTGCGCATCAACGCGGACATCTGCCTCGGCGGAGCCAAGTGCCGCACCGTGTGCCCGTGGTCCATTCCCCAGCGGCAGACCGGGGTGGGGCTGTATCTCGACCTGCTGCCCTCCCTTGCCGGAAACGGCGTGATGTACAAGTGCGACCGCTGTCACGATCGCATTGCGCAGGGCGAGCTTCCGGCCTGCATCGAGGCCTGCCCGCAGGACGTGCAGCAGATCGGCCCGCGTTCGGTCATGCTGGAGCGTGCGCATGCGTTGGCCGAGGAGATGGGCGGATTCGTGTACGGCGAACGCGAGAACGGGGGCACCAATACTTTCTACGTGTTTCCAGTGCCCTTTGAGGAACTGAACGCCGCGCTCGACAAGGGGCCGGGACGCCCGCATCTGGCGGAGGTGGAGGACGTGATGGGGAACGACGAGCACCTCGCCCGCGCGGTGCTGGCCGCCCCGGTGGTTGGCGTTGCGGCGGGCGTGTTGACCTTCGTTAGCGCCATGCGCAAGGGGGGGCGGAGATGA
- a CDS encoding glycosyltransferase — MRVLLIHPNFPAQLRHVARALGAGKDNVVVFATRNPRHEWAIPGVSKALYVTDDGEFKVHRLAEPVQDAVLQGEAMYRLGHRLRSAGFTPDVIYANSGWGSTLYLKDVWPDVPLMCYFEWFYDPQGSDALYDVPPVAGDAAPPPKLLRTRNAAIFNDLWNCEQGLSPTHWQKSQFPAEYQGKIAVLHDGVDTTFFSPVEGARMRLPKLDLSGVDEIVTFAGRGMEPYRGFPQFMVAIEKVLRERPQAHAVIVGADRVCYGSPHPSGRGYKDIMLERLDLPMERVHFTGALPYGAYRDMLRASSVHVYLTRPFVLSWSSIESMACGCCIVGSDTEPVREAMTNGHSALLVDFRDPSAIAEGIVRVLEDRELAARLRKGAREVALERYSLERLLPRHLELIANTARRGPVVGR; from the coding sequence ATGCGCGTGTTGCTCATCCATCCGAATTTCCCGGCCCAGTTGCGGCACGTGGCGCGGGCGTTGGGTGCCGGGAAGGACAACGTGGTGGTGTTCGCCACGCGCAATCCGCGCCACGAGTGGGCCATCCCCGGTGTGAGTAAGGCCCTCTACGTGACGGATGACGGGGAGTTCAAGGTCCATCGCCTCGCCGAACCCGTGCAGGACGCCGTGTTGCAGGGCGAGGCCATGTACCGCCTTGGGCATCGGCTGCGGTCCGCCGGGTTCACGCCGGATGTCATCTATGCCAATTCGGGCTGGGGCAGTACGCTCTACCTCAAGGACGTCTGGCCCGATGTGCCGCTCATGTGCTACTTCGAGTGGTTCTACGATCCGCAGGGCAGCGATGCGCTCTACGACGTTCCGCCCGTCGCGGGGGACGCCGCGCCGCCGCCCAAGCTCCTGCGCACACGCAACGCCGCCATCTTCAACGACCTGTGGAACTGCGAGCAGGGGCTCTCGCCCACCCACTGGCAGAAGTCCCAGTTTCCGGCGGAATATCAGGGGAAGATTGCCGTGCTGCACGACGGCGTGGATACGACGTTCTTTTCCCCGGTGGAGGGCGCGCGCATGCGTCTGCCGAAGCTCGATCTCTCCGGCGTGGACGAGATCGTGACCTTCGCCGGGCGCGGCATGGAACCCTACCGGGGATTCCCGCAGTTCATGGTTGCTATCGAGAAGGTGCTGCGCGAGCGGCCGCAGGCCCACGCCGTCATCGTCGGCGCGGATCGCGTCTGTTACGGGTCGCCACACCCGAGCGGGCGCGGGTACAAGGACATCATGCTGGAGCGGCTCGATCTGCCCATGGAGCGGGTCCACTTCACGGGGGCGCTGCCCTACGGGGCCTACCGCGACATGCTGCGGGCCTCGTCGGTGCATGTGTACCTGACGCGGCCCTTCGTGCTGTCGTGGTCGTCCATCGAGTCCATGGCCTGTGGGTGTTGCATTGTGGGTTCGGACACCGAACCCGTGCGCGAGGCCATGACCAACGGCCATAGCGCGCTACTTGTGGATTTCCGCGACCCGTCGGCCATTGCCGAGGGCATCGTGCGCGTGCTCGAAGACCGCGAATTGGCGGCCCGCCTGCGCAAGGGCGCGCGAGAGGTGGCTCTTGAGCGCTACAGCCTTGAGCGGCTTCTGCCGCGCCATCTGGAGCTTATCGCCAATACCGCCCGCCGCGGCCCCGTGGTCGGGCGCTAG
- a CDS encoding HlyD family type I secretion periplasmic adaptor subunit has protein sequence MRAGNGGPGDEANLAARMFLWLCAAGCAAFLVWAALFRLDIVSMAQGEVIPSTKLKSVQHLEGGIVREILVREGDAVTPGQSLVILEETSTGASVEELAVRTTSLTAEVARLDAQARMLNAPEFPEGFAKEHPDLAEQAQRLFAASRSLLESELAEQRENVVQREQDIKEIHARNRNNAESLRLVREQIALSDELLRDNLTTRYKHLAFLREQSQLVSKIEQDRAALPRAESALAEAREKLARIERSYREDAAQELRKARQELEEFTQRLLRYKDSLRRTVIRSPVEGVVKTLHIVTIGGVVKPGMTIVDIVPSSDRLVVEAHLPISDIGYVQEGQSAIVRLASQDAARFGKLPGRVVQVSPDTFTTPEGQTFYSVRIETDGDSFRHGEFEYKLIPGMLVLAYIHTGQRTVLEYLTDPFLGSMGQAMQER, from the coding sequence ATGCGGGCTGGAAATGGCGGCCCGGGCGATGAGGCCAATCTTGCGGCGCGGATGTTTCTATGGCTGTGCGCGGCGGGGTGTGCGGCTTTCCTCGTGTGGGCCGCGCTGTTTCGCCTCGATATCGTGAGTATGGCGCAGGGCGAGGTGATTCCGAGCACCAAGCTCAAGAGCGTCCAGCATCTCGAAGGCGGCATCGTGCGCGAGATTTTGGTGCGCGAGGGCGACGCTGTGACCCCCGGTCAGTCGCTGGTCATCCTTGAGGAGACGAGCACCGGCGCGAGCGTCGAGGAATTGGCCGTGCGCACCACCTCGCTGACGGCGGAGGTTGCCCGGCTCGACGCGCAGGCCCGTATGCTCAACGCGCCAGAATTTCCCGAGGGCTTCGCTAAGGAGCACCCGGACCTTGCCGAGCAGGCGCAAAGGCTTTTCGCGGCCAGCCGCAGCCTTTTGGAAAGCGAGCTTGCCGAACAGCGCGAGAACGTGGTCCAGCGCGAGCAGGACATCAAGGAAATCCACGCCCGCAACAGGAACAACGCCGAGAGTCTGCGGCTGGTGCGCGAGCAGATTGCCCTGTCCGACGAACTCCTGCGCGACAACCTGACCACCCGCTACAAGCATCTGGCTTTTCTGCGCGAGCAGTCGCAGCTTGTGAGCAAGATCGAGCAGGACCGCGCGGCATTGCCGCGTGCGGAGTCCGCCCTTGCCGAGGCCCGCGAGAAGCTCGCCCGCATCGAACGCTCCTACCGCGAAGACGCCGCGCAGGAACTGCGCAAGGCGCGGCAGGAGCTGGAGGAATTCACCCAGCGCCTTTTGCGTTACAAGGACAGCCTGCGCAGGACGGTCATCCGTTCCCCCGTGGAAGGGGTGGTGAAGACCCTGCACATTGTGACCATCGGCGGTGTGGTCAAGCCGGGCATGACCATTGTGGACATCGTGCCGTCGAGTGACCGGCTCGTGGTGGAGGCGCATCTGCCTATTTCCGACATCGGCTACGTGCAGGAGGGGCAGTCGGCCATCGTACGGCTGGCCTCGCAGGACGCCGCGCGGTTCGGCAAGCTGCCGGGGCGGGTGGTGCAGGTCAGCCCGGACACCTTTACCACGCCAGAGGGGCAGACTTTCTATTCCGTACGTATAGAGACTGATGGCGATTCGTTCCGCCACGGGGAGTTCGAGTACAAGCTCATTCCCGGCATGCTGGTGCTGGCCTACATCCACACCGGCCAACGGACGGTTCTCGAATACCTCACCGATCCGTTCCTCGGGTCGATGGGGCAGGCCATGCAGGAACGCTGA
- a CDS encoding ATP-binding cassette domain-containing protein, with amino-acid sequence MREFLRRLGLNPRLTIRLVMATALVNILSFASPLFVMMILGQYTDTGFDGTLVTLSVGMLLAMLLQVGFRQVRVRMATAVSAEPDTELAGAVFQMLSRARASALDRVPAAFRRELPAHIQAVQAAYNAPNVTSALDAPFSLLFLAATFHFSPAVGVIGLVGALALLGSGLLSNARMRRVGRELQRANAVHASLVGAARSGADTVRAFCGGAFVMARWKEQSETVRGLRDRLGRLRGSAMNATVTLPVLVRVVVYAVGAREVVFGELDFPGLIVANILVSHALRQAAMTVQTGAQFARATQALAELREFFRLPLEPEGGTALRRYAGRIEFRDVAFAYPGSSGPLFESLSLSLPGGAALVVHGPNGSGKTTLARLLAGQVEPTRGEILVDGINMRQLAPQWWRQQLVFVPQEPTFLNTTLRDNLVSANPDLPQERLDQFVEQSGLGRFVAALPDGLETQIVDSGRRFPLGMRRRMALVRALATDGRLVVMDEPFEGLDGDGAKAAVAVITALAAQGRTLVVLSSDPNIIRDPAFRLDLGVKPVPAITAVGDATRQGTRSGVQAHG; translated from the coding sequence ATGAGAGAATTCCTGCGGCGTCTGGGCTTGAACCCTCGGCTGACCATCCGGCTGGTGATGGCGACGGCGCTGGTGAACATCCTGTCTTTCGCCTCACCGCTGTTCGTGATGATGATCCTTGGCCAGTATACGGACACCGGCTTTGACGGGACGCTGGTCACGCTGTCGGTGGGCATGCTCTTGGCCATGCTGTTGCAAGTGGGGTTTCGGCAGGTGCGCGTGCGCATGGCCACGGCCGTGAGCGCCGAGCCGGACACGGAATTGGCCGGGGCCGTCTTCCAGATGCTTTCCCGAGCGCGCGCTTCGGCGCTGGACCGCGTTCCGGCCGCCTTTCGGCGCGAGCTTCCGGCGCACATTCAGGCTGTGCAGGCCGCCTACAACGCCCCCAACGTGACGTCCGCCCTCGACGCGCCATTTTCATTGCTCTTTCTTGCGGCGACGTTCCACTTCAGCCCCGCCGTTGGCGTCATTGGGTTGGTTGGGGCGCTCGCGCTCCTTGGGAGCGGACTGCTTTCCAACGCCCGCATGCGTCGGGTCGGGCGCGAGTTGCAACGGGCCAATGCCGTGCATGCCAGCCTCGTCGGTGCGGCGCGAAGCGGTGCTGACACGGTGCGCGCCTTCTGCGGCGGGGCCTTCGTCATGGCCCGTTGGAAGGAGCAGAGCGAGACCGTGCGCGGGCTGCGCGACAGGCTTGGGCGGCTGCGCGGTTCCGCCATGAACGCCACGGTGACGCTTCCCGTTTTGGTGCGGGTGGTGGTCTACGCCGTTGGCGCGCGGGAGGTCGTCTTTGGCGAGCTTGATTTTCCGGGGCTCATCGTTGCCAATATTCTGGTGTCGCATGCGTTGCGGCAGGCGGCCATGACCGTGCAGACCGGGGCGCAGTTCGCCCGTGCGACGCAGGCCCTAGCCGAACTTCGCGAATTCTTCCGCCTGCCGCTGGAGCCGGAGGGCGGCACTGCCCTGCGGCGCTACGCCGGGCGCATTGAGTTTCGCGATGTCGCCTTCGCCTATCCGGGAAGCAGCGGTCCGCTGTTCGAATCGCTCTCCCTGTCGCTGCCGGGCGGGGCCGCGCTTGTCGTCCATGGTCCCAACGGTTCGGGCAAGACGACACTGGCTCGTCTCTTGGCCGGGCAGGTGGAGCCGACGCGGGGCGAGATTCTCGTGGACGGCATCAACATGCGCCAGCTCGCGCCGCAGTGGTGGCGGCAGCAGCTCGTTTTCGTGCCGCAGGAACCGACATTTCTGAATACGACCTTGCGCGACAACCTCGTTTCCGCCAATCCGGATCTTCCGCAGGAGCGCCTTGACCAGTTCGTGGAGCAGAGCGGACTGGGGCGTTTCGTTGCGGCCCTGCCGGACGGGTTGGAGACGCAGATCGTCGATTCTGGACGCAGATTTCCGCTCGGCATGCGGCGGCGCATGGCCCTTGTCCGGGCGTTGGCAACCGACGGGCGACTGGTCGTCATGGACGAGCCTTTCGAGGGGCTGGACGGCGACGGGGCGAAGGCCGCCGTGGCGGTCATCACCGCGCTGGCGGCGCAGGGGCGTACGCTGGTGGTTCTTTCGAGCGATCCGAACATCATTAGGGACCCTGCCTTCCGGCTGGACCTCGGCGTGAAGCCCGTGCCCGCCATTACGGCGGTGGGCGACGCTACGCGGCAGGGAACCCGAAGCGGGGTGCAGGCGCATGGGTGA
- a CDS encoding ATP-binding cassette domain-containing protein encodes MNELLKRFGRDRMLAAELATATLLLNFLALADTVFVMIVLRRYVAHGFDGTLIILTLGTLVAIALQFALRRVRETLAAGVDAARERRDALRAAEALVRAQASALDGFSDERAHDIVGELEKARAAFEPASVCNMFDAPFFLLFTLAVWFLSPTLAGVVLVGSALTLVFGLRSLGTSRKAMAALDDAERENRALIGSASHAVDAVRTFLGGRTCRRLWEEQHGRIFALRRALAGVSGRSQSVAQGVGVFARVGVYAVGAKLVVEGHLSTAALIGASMLASYAIQKVSLFVQAAERLERSAEASRRVESFIALPREREGGAVPEAYAGRLRFEDVAFAWEEGARPVFPPVSFELNPGEVLVVVGSNGSGKTTLVRLALGLLRPTTGTIRVDDSPLDGTDLVWWRRQLCYMPQEAAFLDGTIRENLTMATDAPAEFDLQPVIAAAGLREFLDRSEKGVEERIEGGGRNLPLGIRRRLALARGLATGGRVVVLDEPTEGLDAQGMRTVFEALNALAREGRSILVVSHDRNIVRGANYVLDLDAGGEAKPVRVVASSAEAQPSVTATASDQGGAA; translated from the coding sequence ATGAACGAACTGCTGAAACGATTCGGGCGTGACCGCATGCTCGCCGCGGAACTTGCAACCGCGACGTTGCTGCTCAATTTTCTCGCGCTTGCCGATACGGTGTTCGTCATGATCGTCCTGCGTCGCTACGTGGCGCATGGTTTCGACGGTACGCTCATCATCCTTACCCTTGGAACGCTTGTCGCCATTGCCTTGCAGTTCGCGTTGCGCCGTGTGCGCGAAACGCTGGCCGCAGGCGTGGACGCCGCCCGCGAACGCCGCGACGCTCTGCGCGCCGCCGAGGCCCTTGTGCGGGCGCAGGCCAGCGCGTTGGACGGATTCTCGGACGAACGCGCGCATGACATCGTTGGTGAGCTGGAAAAGGCGCGAGCCGCCTTCGAGCCTGCCTCGGTGTGCAACATGTTCGATGCGCCGTTCTTCCTGCTGTTCACGCTGGCCGTGTGGTTCCTGAGTCCCACGCTGGCGGGTGTGGTGCTTGTGGGGTCCGCGCTGACGCTTGTCTTCGGGCTGCGTTCGCTTGGTACCTCGCGAAAGGCGATGGCCGCGCTGGACGATGCGGAACGCGAGAACCGAGCGCTCATCGGTTCCGCGTCACACGCCGTGGACGCCGTGCGGACGTTTCTGGGCGGGCGCACCTGCCGCAGACTGTGGGAGGAGCAGCACGGGCGCATCTTCGCCCTGCGTCGGGCGCTGGCCGGGGTCTCGGGCCGTAGCCAGTCCGTGGCGCAGGGGGTGGGCGTCTTTGCCCGCGTAGGCGTGTATGCCGTGGGCGCGAAGCTCGTGGTTGAGGGGCATTTGAGCACCGCAGCCCTCATCGGCGCGAGCATGCTGGCCTCGTACGCCATCCAGAAGGTTTCGCTGTTCGTGCAGGCGGCGGAGCGGCTGGAGCGTTCCGCAGAGGCGAGCCGACGTGTGGAGTCCTTCATCGCCCTCCCGCGCGAGCGCGAGGGCGGGGCCGTGCCGGAGGCCTATGCCGGACGTTTGCGATTCGAGGATGTAGCCTTCGCGTGGGAAGAGGGCGCGCGCCCGGTGTTTCCGCCTGTCTCCTTCGAATTGAATCCCGGCGAGGTGCTGGTGGTTGTCGGCTCCAACGGGTCCGGCAAGACGACCCTTGTGCGGCTGGCGCTCGGCCTGCTGCGGCCCACGACAGGGACCATCCGTGTGGACGATTCGCCACTCGATGGGACGGACCTCGTGTGGTGGCGCAGGCAGCTCTGCTACATGCCGCAGGAAGCCGCTTTTCTGGATGGGACCATCCGCGAGAATCTGACCATGGCTACGGATGCGCCAGCGGAATTCGACTTGCAGCCGGTCATTGCGGCGGCGGGGCTTCGCGAGTTCCTCGACCGCAGCGAGAAGGGCGTGGAAGAGCGCATAGAGGGCGGCGGACGCAATCTGCCCCTCGGCATCCGGCGGCGGCTGGCGTTGGCCCGTGGGCTGGCGACCGGCGGGCGCGTCGTGGTGCTCGACGAGCCGACGGAAGGGTTGGACGCGCAGGGCATGAGGACCGTCTTCGAGGCGCTCAACGCCCTTGCCCGCGAGGGGCGTTCGATTCTTGTCGTCTCGCATGACCGCAATATCGTGCGTGGGGCGAATTACGTGCTTGATCTGGACGCGGGTGGCGAGGCGAAGCCCGTGCGTGTGGTGGCGTCTTCCGCCGAGGCGCAGCCCTCTGTCACGGCTACCGCATCCGATCAGGGAGGCGCGGCATGA
- a CDS encoding TolC family protein, with protein MKRYILCAVALAGLCLCAAVDVQARTLGELLPDMLAEHERLQAATERQDAAYFRMRQAKAGWYPRLDLTGDVAKENIEKRGSALTSYTRNIEKLRATQLLWDFGRTNSLIDTNKAAWEQSEVQRVAVRQGLIQEGVTAYLNCIRFSKVLGYALQSEENIKRQTGIEESLVEKGAGLSSDVLQAKSQLAGAAALRVVAEGDLVNARNRFRAVFGHDVDEERIRDFAAPDVPYDLIPASLDDAIAAAVKYNPNLLMLHKNIAMSEQEIRRARSMFYPSFNAFGEYWRKENDSGTPEVKIEQRAGIEFNYNLYAGGGDVATLKAATHARGDATNTLRDQERLIEELVRVNWQNLLTARAKAEWFRNQANIEGEFLELARKERKLGNRSLLDVLTAEVSHNNALSGATSAEVDQDLAAFNLLYAMGELELDLFVR; from the coding sequence TTGAAACGGTACATTCTTTGTGCGGTGGCATTGGCGGGATTGTGCCTGTGCGCCGCCGTCGATGTTCAGGCCAGGACGCTTGGGGAACTTCTGCCGGATATGCTGGCCGAACACGAGCGTTTGCAGGCAGCGACGGAGCGTCAGGACGCGGCGTACTTCCGCATGCGTCAGGCCAAGGCAGGCTGGTATCCGCGCCTCGATCTGACCGGCGACGTGGCCAAGGAGAATATTGAGAAGCGCGGATCGGCATTGACCTCCTACACGCGCAACATCGAGAAGCTTCGGGCGACCCAGCTCCTGTGGGACTTTGGGCGCACCAACAGCCTCATCGATACCAACAAGGCCGCGTGGGAACAGTCCGAAGTCCAACGTGTCGCCGTGCGGCAGGGCCTCATTCAGGAGGGCGTGACCGCCTACCTGAACTGCATCCGCTTCAGCAAGGTGCTGGGCTACGCGTTGCAGTCCGAGGAAAACATCAAGCGGCAGACGGGCATCGAAGAGTCGCTCGTTGAGAAGGGGGCCGGTCTGTCCTCGGACGTGCTGCAGGCCAAGTCGCAACTGGCCGGAGCGGCCGCTCTGCGCGTCGTGGCCGAGGGTGACCTCGTCAACGCGCGCAACCGCTTCCGCGCCGTGTTCGGGCATGACGTGGATGAGGAGAGGATTCGCGATTTCGCCGCCCCGGACGTGCCCTACGATCTCATCCCCGCCTCGCTGGACGACGCCATCGCCGCCGCCGTGAAGTACAATCCCAACCTGCTCATGCTGCACAAGAACATCGCCATGTCCGAGCAGGAAATCAGGCGTGCGCGCTCCATGTTCTACCCGAGCTTCAATGCCTTCGGCGAATACTGGCGCAAGGAGAACGATTCCGGCACGCCCGAGGTCAAAATCGAGCAGCGCGCTGGCATCGAGTTCAACTACAATCTCTACGCTGGCGGCGGCGACGTGGCGACCCTCAAGGCCGCGACCCACGCCCGAGGCGATGCCACCAACACCCTGCGCGATCAGGAGCGCCTCATCGAGGAGCTGGTCCGCGTGAACTGGCAGAACCTTCTCACCGCCCGGGCCAAGGCCGAATGGTTCCGCAATCAGGCCAACATCGAGGGCGAATTCCTCGAACTGGCCCGCAAGGAGCGCAAGCTCGGCAACCGTTCCCTGCTCGACGTGCTCACCGCCGAAGTGAGCCACAACAACGCCCTGAGCGGCGCGACCTCCGCCGAGGTTGATCAGGACCTCGCGGCGTTCAATCTGCTCTACGCCATGGGCGAGCTGGAACTCGACCTCTTCGTCCGTTAG
- a CDS encoding glucokinase, with protein sequence MRTILAADIGGTNGRFAVFTTDDGRTLRMGASAWLETTCATSFAELVGQLAQRGFPLAPRDADMVGIAIAGPVREGVRCTPPNIAWDIDLGGRDAGLFARSVLINDFTAQALACLTPAVEEATEILPGHADPQAVVAVIGAGTALGKAALVPDGRGGRVVLPTEGGHALFPFVDSEEFAFMEFVRQRTGRRMVIGDMVVSGPGLTLIHEFLTGERLSAAEVAAVAGADSRTIEWMARLYGRACRDFALSTLSLGGVYVSGGVAAKNPVLVTHRAFADAFRTSETHGALLADMPVRLNANEDSGLWGAAYAAAQFLT encoded by the coding sequence ATGCGAACGATCCTTGCTGCGGACATCGGTGGTACCAACGGACGCTTTGCCGTGTTCACGACGGATGACGGGCGAACCCTGCGCATGGGGGCCTCCGCGTGGCTCGAAACCACCTGCGCAACGTCTTTTGCGGAACTCGTGGGGCAACTGGCGCAGCGCGGCTTTCCCCTCGCCCCCAGGGACGCGGACATGGTTGGCATCGCCATTGCTGGGCCTGTGCGTGAGGGCGTGCGCTGCACGCCGCCCAACATCGCGTGGGACATTGACCTCGGCGGGCGCGATGCGGGGCTGTTCGCCCGCAGCGTGCTGATCAACGACTTCACGGCGCAGGCGCTTGCCTGTCTGACTCCGGCGGTGGAAGAGGCCACGGAGATTCTGCCCGGACATGCCGATCCGCAGGCCGTGGTGGCCGTCATCGGTGCGGGAACGGCGCTTGGTAAGGCGGCGCTGGTGCCGGACGGCAGGGGCGGGCGGGTTGTCCTGCCCACCGAGGGTGGGCATGCGCTGTTTCCCTTCGTTGATTCGGAGGAATTCGCGTTTATGGAGTTCGTGCGGCAGCGCACCGGGCGACGGATGGTCATTGGCGACATGGTCGTGTCCGGGCCGGGGCTTACGCTGATTCACGAGTTCCTGACTGGTGAGCGCCTGTCGGCGGCCGAGGTCGCTGCCGTGGCGGGGGCGGATTCGCGCACCATCGAGTGGATGGCGCGGTTGTATGGGCGGGCCTGTCGCGATTTCGCGCTTAGCACGCTTTCGCTTGGCGGCGTGTACGTGAGCGGCGGGGTGGCGGCAAAGAACCCCGTGCTGGTGACGCATCGCGCCTTTGCCGATGCCTTTCGCACGTCCGAAACGCATGGTGCGTTGCTGGCGGATATGCCAGTCCGGCTGAATGCCAACGAGGATTCCGGACTGTGGGGAGCCGCGTATGCGGCGGCGCAATTTCTCACATAG